The following are from one region of the Magallana gigas chromosome 4, xbMagGiga1.1, whole genome shotgun sequence genome:
- the LOC105325532 gene encoding caveolin-1, with protein sequence MSADGDAIDLEHRDPNALNSHLGTLHFNDIFGEPDGTHSIDCVWKLSHACFNLWKNLCYKLMTLCFGCCIAAEWGCEFAYIAFYHVWYITPCFKWLEINCGVCQRLYAMCINCCMTPCFESCGGIFHHFKK encoded by the exons atgtctgCTGACGGCGATGCTATCGATTTGGAGCACAGAGATCCAAATGCATTAAACAGTCACCTAGGG ACACTCCATTTCAACGACATTTTCGGCGAGCCTGACGGTACCCACAGTATTGACTGCGTCTGGAAATTGTCCCACGCCTGCTTTAACCTCTGGAAAAACCTCTGCTACAAACTGATGACCCTGTGTTTCGGTTGCTGCATCGCCGCAGAGTGGGGCTGTGAGTTTGCCTACATCGCCTTCTACCACGTCTGGTATATCACTCCATGCTTTAAGTGGCTCGAGATCAACTGCGGGGTTTGCCAACGTCTCTATGCTATGTGCATCAACTGCTGCATGACGCCATGCTTCGAGTCCTGTGGTGGAATCTTCCATCATTTTAAGAAATGA